A genome region from Heteronotia binoei isolate CCM8104 ecotype False Entrance Well chromosome 19, APGP_CSIRO_Hbin_v1, whole genome shotgun sequence includes the following:
- the B2M gene encoding beta-2-microglobulin, with the protein MAKAKEVALWCVLVAFCIYTVKTEKRTPSVQVFTRYPVEFGKENILQCYVDGFHPPKISVTLLKNGKKMDCQQSDLSFHSNWAFFQLFHANVTIDEKDEYAFRVEHETFSEPKIFKLEVY; encoded by the exons ATGGCCAAGGCGAAGGAAGTTGCGCTCTGGTGCGTCCTGGTAGCCTTTTGCATCTATACGGTGAAAACCGAAAAAC GAACACCTTCTGTGCAGGTGTTCACTCGCTATCCCGTGGAGTTTGGCAAGGAGAACATCTTGCAGTGCTATGTTGATGGATTCCATCCTCCCAAAATCAGCGTCACGCTTCTGAAGAATGGCAAGAAAATGGACTGCCAGCAAAGTGATCTTTCTTTTCACTCAAACTGGGCCTTCTTTCAGCTTTTCCACGCCAATGTCACTATCGATGAGAAGGATGAGTATGCCTTCAGGGTGGAACATGAAACCTTTTCTGAGCCCAAAATCTTCAAACTCG AAGTGTACTGA